One part of the Bacillus sp. FJAT-45350 genome encodes these proteins:
- the acpP gene encoding acyl carrier protein — MADVLSRITKIIVDRLGVEESEVKPAASFKDDLGADSLDVVELVMELEDEFDLEISDEEAEKISTVADVVEYIQSQQ; from the coding sequence ATGGCAGATGTTTTATCTCGTATCACAAAAATTATTGTTGATCGTTTAGGAGTAGAAGAATCAGAAGTCAAACCTGCGGCTTCATTCAAGGACGATTTAGGTGCAGATTCATTAGACGTTGTAGAACTTGTTATGGAATTAGAAGATGAGTTTGATTTAGAGATTTCTGATGAAGAAGCTGAAAAAATCTCTACTGTAGCAGATGTTGTAGAATACATACAAAGCCAACAGTAG